The following proteins are encoded in a genomic region of Acipenser ruthenus chromosome 4, fAciRut3.2 maternal haplotype, whole genome shotgun sequence:
- the LOC117399213 gene encoding cell division cycle-associated 7-like protein: protein MPASTKVPKALLQIFEIQSDDEDFKGFRNSLTIETSSEDSRDSFQSLDSGKGDLCFRSMYITEELVKIFTEDTDTKDEEFEGFTEGDLQLNGWIQSMSMDSDSEEDISFSSDDEQEVPPKKRVSGLCVAFKFPVKKLVGTPLAKGKKESLKSEEEEEEEEEENRKGKAKPQRQRADSDSEPEEDCNNAADQPNTLQKRAKNIKENKDMLAKLLAELNSMPDLFPMKTPSTTPKRKKSLKKNFSDGLSGRRNPSRRARPPERFGLEGFSMSPTKQMEQLNSIRRRAAMRKMLIEVNDKGMSSGSPKKRSSKHSDQRSVEDITEEELENVAISSKDKLYDKINGSTCHQCRQKTTDSKTVCRNPNCWGVRGQFCGPCLRNRYGEDVRSALLDPLWVCPPCRGVCNCSFCRRRDGRCATGILIHMAKFYGHGNVKEYLESVQKELSLEK from the exons ATGCCTGCGTCTACAAAG GTACCCAAAGCACTGTTACAGATTTTTGAAATCCAAAGTGATGATGAAGATTTCAAAGGGTTCAGGAATTCCCTTACAATCGAAACATCATCTGAGGATAGCCGGGACAGCTTCCAGTCACTGGATTCGGGAAAGGGA GATCTTTGCTTTCGCTCCATGTATATCACTGAGGAGCTGGTGAAGATTTTTACAGAGGATACAGACACCAAGGATGAGGAGTTTGAGGGCTTTACAGAGGGGGATCTGCAACTCAATGGCTGGATACAATCCATG TCCATGGATTCTGATTCTGAAGAGGACATTAGTTTCTCCTCTGATGACGAGCAAGAAGTCCCTCCAAAGAAGAGAGTCTCTGGCCTTTGTGTTGCATTCAAATTCCCCGTTAAGAAGCTTGTCGGAACACCTCTAGCAAAGGGGAAGAAAGAGTCTTTGAaatctgaggaggaggaggaggaggaggaggaggagaaccgCAAGGGGAAAGCCAAGCCACAGCGCCAGAGAGCAGACTCTGATTCTGAGCCTGAAGAAGATTGTAATAATGCAGCAGACCAGCCAAACACTTTACAGAAACGGGCAAAGAACatcaaagaaaacaaagacaTG CTTGCCAAGTTACTGGCAGAACTGAATTCCATGCCTGACCTTTTCCCTATGAAGACACCCAGTACAACACCT AAACGGAAAAAATCCCTAAAGAAGAATTTTTCAGACGGACTGAGCGGGCGTCGAAACCCTTCCCGGAGAGCCCGACCCCCTGAGCGGTTTGGTTTGGAGGGCTTTTCCATGTCCCCCACCAAACAAATGGAGCAGCTGAACAGCATTAGAAGGAGAGCAGCAATGAGAAAGATGTTGATTGAG GTGAATGATAAAGGGATGAGCAGTGGCAGCCCCAAAAAGAGGTCTTCTAAACACAGCGATCAGCGCTCTGTGGAAGACATAACTGAAGAGGAACTAGAGAATGTAGCCATATCCTCTAAAGACAAACTTTACGATAAAATTAAC GGGAGTACTTGTCATCAGTGCAGACAGAAAACCACGGACAGTAAAACAGTCTGCAGGAATCCCAATTGTTGGGGTGTGAGAGGCCAGTTTTGTGGGCCCTGCCTTCGCAATCGCTATGGGGAAGATGTGCGATCAGCACTGCTAGACCCT CTGTGGGTCTGCCCTCCATGTAGAGGTGTCTGCAACTGCAGCTTCTGTCGCAGAAGGGATGGCCGATGTGCCACCGGCATCTTGATCCATATGGCCAAATTCTATGGCCACGGCAATGTTAAGGAATACTTGGAAAG CGTTCAGAAAGAACTATCATTGGAAAAGTGA